The following proteins are co-located in the Tachysurus vachellii isolate PV-2020 chromosome 17, HZAU_Pvac_v1, whole genome shotgun sequence genome:
- the aurka gene encoding aurora kinase A, protein MDSAARIRSSKDLMIQKSDCEKVLNNGPKRVPVTQSCHKPALTPSHTSVLGVCQGPQRVQRPRSEHKSPCGGEQNINPAQAKPKPQPAQSQPKPAPTAPEGVKPTEPKQDKPHPKPASGMTSMSNTEKKPWSLENFDIGRALGKGKFGSVYLARERQTKFILALKVLFKKQLEKAGVEHQLRREVEIQSHLRHPNILRLYGYFHDTARVYLILEFAPKGELYGELQRCRAFDDKRSATYIMELADALYYCHSKKVIHRDIKPENLLLGANGELKIADFGWSVHTPSSRRSTLCGTLDYLPPEMIEGKTHDEKVDLWSLGVLCYEFLVGNPPFETKSHEETYRKISRVEFTYPSHVSEGARDLINRLLKHNPLHRLPIQGVLTHPWVTENSTKKPTTFGQGPKESL, encoded by the exons ATGGATTCTGCTGCAAGGATCAGATCATCTAAAGACCTGATGATTCAGAAATCAGACTGTGAaaag gTTTTAAACAATGGGCCGAAGAGGGTTCCTGTGACTCAGAGCTGCCACAAACCTGCACTGACTCCGAGCCACACGTCTGTCCTCGGTGTTTGTCAGGGGCCGCAGCGTGTCCAGAGGCCGCGGAGCGAGCATAAAAGCCCGTGCGGCGGAGAGCAGAACATAAACCCTGCTCAGGCCAAACCCAAACCCCAGCCAGCACAAAGTCAGCCCAAACCTGCACCCACTGCCCCTGAGGGTGTTAAACCCACAGAGCCCAAGCAGGACAAGCCTCACC CAAAACCTGCCAGCGGGATGACCAGCATGTCCAACACCGAGAA GAAGCCGTGGAGTCTGGAGAACTTCGACATCGGCAGGGCTCTCGGGAAGGGAAAGTTCGGAAGCGTGTACCTGGCCAGAGAAAGACAGACCAAGTTCATCCTGGCCCTGAAGGTGCTTTTTAAGAAGCAGCTGGAGAAAGCCGGTGTGGAGCATCAGCTGAGGAGAGAGGTGGAGATTCAGTCGCATCTCAG GCATCCCAACATCCTGCGCCTGTACGGCTACTTCCATGACACCGCTCGTGTCTACCTCATCCTGGAGTTTGCTCCTAAAGGTGAGCTGTACGGAGAGCTGCAGCGCTGCCGGGCGTTCGATGACAAGCGAAGTGCCACG TATATAATGGAGCTGGCCGACGCTCTGTACTACTGCCATTCAAAGAAAGTCATCCACAGAGACATTAAACCTGAGAATCTGTTACTGGGAGCGAACGGTGAGCTGAAGATCGCAGATTTCGGATGGTCCGTCCACACCCCGTCCTCAAG GAGGTCTACGCTGTGTGGCACGCTTGATTATCTGCCTCCAGAGATGATCGAGGGCAAAACCCACGACGAGAAAGTGGACCTCTGGAGTCTAGGTGTCCTTTGTTATGAGTTTCTGGTGGGGAATCCTCCTTTTGAGACAAAGAGCCACGAAGAAACGTACCGCAAAATctccagg GTGGAGTTCACGTATCCGTCCCATGTGAGCGAAGGCGCTAGAGATCTGATCAACAGGCTTCTGAAACACAACCCGCTGCACCGACTTCCAATCCAAGGAGTCCTGACTCATCCCTGGGTCACCGAAAACTCCACCAAGAAGCCGACTACCTTCGGTCAAGGCCCTAAAGAGTCTCTGTGA
- the dnajc21 gene encoding dnaJ homolog subfamily C member 21 isoform X1 produces the protein MKCHYEVLGVKRDAGDDELKKTYRKLALRWHPDKNLENSEEAAEQFKLIQAAYDVLSDPQERAWYDNHREALLKGGVSGDYNDDSIDLLQYFTVTCYSGYGDDEQGFYTVYRNLFESIGKEELEHSKEEEDQSEDFPSFGDSQSDYDTVVHLFYGCWQSFCTRKNFAWKEEYDTRQASNRWEKRAMEKENKKTRDKARKERSELVRQLVAFIRKRDKRVQAHRKLVEEQNAEKAKKVEELRRKQKLEQAKLAEEYKEQNWSAMSGLEQELQQMELQYGRDFGDVDEELEEDRMETDAVDGSEELDELYDDLYCPACDKSFKTDKAMKNHDKSKKHREMVALLRQQLQEEEEALTLNSPQRNREENEDEEQDDKDEEKEDEPRQKLSKKQKKKKRQQKNMNNFPEKPVSESPAPDSTTDISPVNQSDNEDDPLGSEEAAEEEKKDEPNKSSGKTKGKKAGKDSKKSSNANGGGDTNQEQKEVNLRCVTCHFEFTTRNKLFDHLKTTGHATALPSNGCINTKSKKEKRKNR, from the exons ATGAAGTGTCATTACGAGGTGCTGGGAGTGAAAAGGGACGCTGGAGACGATGAGCTGAAGAAAACCTACCGCAAATTAGCTCTCAGATGGCATCCAG ATAAGAACCTGGAGAACTCTGAGGAGGCAGCGGAGCAGTTTAAACTAATTCAGGCAGCATATGATGTTCTCAGTGACCCACAGGAAAGAGCCTG GTACGATAACCACCGGGAGGCGCTGTTGAAGGGCGGAGTCAGTGGAGATTACAATGACGACAGCATCGATCTCCTTCAGTACTTCACTGTAACCTGTTACTCAGGTTACGGAGATGACGAGCAG GGCTTCTACACGGTGTACAGGAACCTGTTCGAGTCCATCGGCAAGGAGGAGCTGGAGCACAGTAAAGAGGAAGAGGACCAGAGTGAGGACTTTCCCTCGTTCGGAGACTCTCAGAGCGACTACGATACG GTGGTGCACTTGTTCTACGGCTGCTGGCAGAGTTTCTGCACAAGGAAAAACTTTGCATGGAAGGAGGAATACGACACTCGGCAGGCCTCGAACCGCTGGGAGAAAAGAGCCATggagaaagagaacaaaaagaCACGCGACAAGGCCAGGAAGGAACGCAGCGAGCTCGTGCGGCAGCTAGTGGCCTTCATAAGGAAACGCGACAAACGAGTGCAGGCTCACAGGAAACTGGTGGAGGAGCAGAATGCAGAAAAAGCAAAGAAGGTGGAGGAGCTGAGGAGGAAGCAGAAACTGGAGCAGGCTAA GCTGGCGGAGGAATATAAGGAACAGAACTGGTCTGCGATGTCTGGACTGGAGCAGGAGCTGCAGCAGATGGAGCTTCAGTATGGACGAGATTTTGGAGACGTGGATGAGGAGCTTGAGGAGGACAGAATGGAGACAG ACGCTGTGGACGGCTCTGAGGAGCTGGACGAGCTTTATGATGATCTTTACTGTCCTGCCTGTGACAAGTCCTTCAAAACGGACAAAGC GATGAAGAACCACGATAAGTCCAAAAAGCACAGAGAGATGGTGGCTCTGCTACGGCAACAGCTtcaagaggaggaagaggcaCTGACTCTGAACTCACCACAAAGAAACCGTGAAGAAAACGAGGATGAAGAACAGGATGATAAAGACGAGGAGAAGGAGGATGAACCCAGACAGAA GTTgtcaaagaaacagaagaagaagaagcgacAGCAGAAAAACATgaat AACTTTCCAGAAAAGCCAGTGTCTGAGAGTCCAGCTCCAGACTCCACGACAGACATCAGTCCTGTAAACCAATCAGATAACGAGGACGACCCGCTCGGCTCCGAGGAGGCtgcagaggaagagaagaaagacgaACCCAATAAAAG CTCTGGAAAGACGAAAGGCAAGAAAGCTGGAAAAGACTCCAAAAAGAGCAGCAATGCCAATGGAGGTGGAGACACCAACcaggag cagaaGGAGGTGAACCTGCGCTGTGTTACCTGCCATTTTGAATTCACCACCAGGAACAAACTGTTTGATCACCTGAAGACGACAGGACACGCCACAGCGCTGCCGTCCAATGGCTGCATAAACActaagagcaagaaagagaagaggaagaacagATGA
- the dnajc21 gene encoding dnaJ homolog subfamily C member 21 isoform X2, producing the protein MKCHYEVLGVKRDAGDDELKKTYRKLALRWHPDKNLENSEEAAEQFKLIQAAYDVLSDPQERAWYDNHREALLKGGVSGDYNDDSIDLLQYFTVTCYSGYGDDEQGFYTVYRNLFESIGKEELEHSKEEEDQSEDFPSFGDSQSDYDTVVHLFYGCWQSFCTRKNFAWKEEYDTRQASNRWEKRAMEKENKKTRDKARKERSELVRQLVAFIRKRDKRVQAHRKLVEEQNAEKAKKVEELRRKQKLEQAKLAEEYKEQNWSAMSGLEQELQQMELQYGRDFGDVDEELEEDRMETDAVDGSEELDELYDDLYCPACDKSFKTDKAMKNHDKSKKHREMVALLRQQLQEEEEALTLNSPQRNREENEDEEQDDKDEEKEDEPRQKLSKKQKKKKRQQKNMNNFPEKPVSESPAPDSTTDISPVNQSDNEDDPLGSEEAAEEEKKDEPNKSSGKTKGKKAGKDSKKSSNANGGGDTNQEKEVNLRCVTCHFEFTTRNKLFDHLKTTGHATALPSNGCINTKSKKEKRKNR; encoded by the exons ATGAAGTGTCATTACGAGGTGCTGGGAGTGAAAAGGGACGCTGGAGACGATGAGCTGAAGAAAACCTACCGCAAATTAGCTCTCAGATGGCATCCAG ATAAGAACCTGGAGAACTCTGAGGAGGCAGCGGAGCAGTTTAAACTAATTCAGGCAGCATATGATGTTCTCAGTGACCCACAGGAAAGAGCCTG GTACGATAACCACCGGGAGGCGCTGTTGAAGGGCGGAGTCAGTGGAGATTACAATGACGACAGCATCGATCTCCTTCAGTACTTCACTGTAACCTGTTACTCAGGTTACGGAGATGACGAGCAG GGCTTCTACACGGTGTACAGGAACCTGTTCGAGTCCATCGGCAAGGAGGAGCTGGAGCACAGTAAAGAGGAAGAGGACCAGAGTGAGGACTTTCCCTCGTTCGGAGACTCTCAGAGCGACTACGATACG GTGGTGCACTTGTTCTACGGCTGCTGGCAGAGTTTCTGCACAAGGAAAAACTTTGCATGGAAGGAGGAATACGACACTCGGCAGGCCTCGAACCGCTGGGAGAAAAGAGCCATggagaaagagaacaaaaagaCACGCGACAAGGCCAGGAAGGAACGCAGCGAGCTCGTGCGGCAGCTAGTGGCCTTCATAAGGAAACGCGACAAACGAGTGCAGGCTCACAGGAAACTGGTGGAGGAGCAGAATGCAGAAAAAGCAAAGAAGGTGGAGGAGCTGAGGAGGAAGCAGAAACTGGAGCAGGCTAA GCTGGCGGAGGAATATAAGGAACAGAACTGGTCTGCGATGTCTGGACTGGAGCAGGAGCTGCAGCAGATGGAGCTTCAGTATGGACGAGATTTTGGAGACGTGGATGAGGAGCTTGAGGAGGACAGAATGGAGACAG ACGCTGTGGACGGCTCTGAGGAGCTGGACGAGCTTTATGATGATCTTTACTGTCCTGCCTGTGACAAGTCCTTCAAAACGGACAAAGC GATGAAGAACCACGATAAGTCCAAAAAGCACAGAGAGATGGTGGCTCTGCTACGGCAACAGCTtcaagaggaggaagaggcaCTGACTCTGAACTCACCACAAAGAAACCGTGAAGAAAACGAGGATGAAGAACAGGATGATAAAGACGAGGAGAAGGAGGATGAACCCAGACAGAA GTTgtcaaagaaacagaagaagaagaagcgacAGCAGAAAAACATgaat AACTTTCCAGAAAAGCCAGTGTCTGAGAGTCCAGCTCCAGACTCCACGACAGACATCAGTCCTGTAAACCAATCAGATAACGAGGACGACCCGCTCGGCTCCGAGGAGGCtgcagaggaagagaagaaagacgaACCCAATAAAAG CTCTGGAAAGACGAAAGGCAAGAAAGCTGGAAAAGACTCCAAAAAGAGCAGCAATGCCAATGGAGGTGGAGACACCAACcaggag aaGGAGGTGAACCTGCGCTGTGTTACCTGCCATTTTGAATTCACCACCAGGAACAAACTGTTTGATCACCTGAAGACGACAGGACACGCCACAGCGCTGCCGTCCAATGGCTGCATAAACActaagagcaagaaagagaagaggaagaacagATGA